The Malus sylvestris chromosome 8, drMalSylv7.2, whole genome shotgun sequence genomic interval GACGTGGGTTATCATGTTCTTGATGAGTCCACACACTTTAGCAGCGATTTTCAGCCGTCGTCCAGGCACCTGAGGAAATCAGGCATTGGAATTCTTGAGCTTGGGATCCTGAGTGCCAAAAAATTTCCAGCTTTGAAGGGAAATGAGGGTAGGACTACTGATGCATACTGCGTGGCCAAGTATGGAAACAAGTGGGTACGAACCAGAACGCTTCTCGACACTCTGTCTCCTCGCTGGAATGAGCAGTATACTTGGGAAGTTTATGATCCATGTACTGTAATCACCATCGGCGTTTTCGACAATTGCCATACCAACGGAAGCAGGGAAGACTCGAGAGATAAAAGGATTGGGAAGGTGAGAATTCGATTATCGACTTTAGAAATTCATCGAGTTTATACGCATTTCTATCCCCTGCTGATCCTCACACCCTCGGGTTTAAAAAAGCAAGGGGAACTTCAGTTAGCATTGAGGTTCACTTGCTTTGCTTGGGTTAACATGTTAGCTCAATATGGAAGACCATTGCTTCCAAAGATGCATTATGTCCAGCCTATACCTATTAGGCACCTTGATTGGCTCCGCCACCAAGCAATGCAGATTGTAGCAACGAGGCTCGCCCGTTCAGAGCCACCGCTCAGGCGGGAGATTGTCGAGTACATGTTAGACATAGACTACCATATGTTTAGTATGAGGAGAAGCAAAGCCAACTTCCACCGCATCATGTCGGTTCTCAGCGGGGTCATGACTGTCTGCAGATGGTTTAATGACATTTGCAACTGGAGAAACCCGATCACAACGTGCCTCGTCCATATCTTGTTTGTGATATTAGTTTGCTACCCAGAACTAATATTGCCCACAATTTTCCTCTACCTCTTTGTGATTGGTATATGGAACTACCGGCTCAGGCCAAGGCACCCACTTCACATGGATGCTCGGCTTTCGCAGGCAGAGGTTGCCCACGCGGATGAGTTGGACGAGGAATTTGACAGCTTCCCAACGGGTCGGCCCGCGGACATTGTGAGGATGAGGTACGACAGGTTGCGTAGCGTGGCGGGCAGGGTGCAGATGGTGGTTGGAGATTTGGCAACCCAAGGGGAAAGAGCACAAGCATTACTCAGCTGGAGGGATCCGAGAGCAACGGCAATCTTCATCATCTTCGCGTTGATCTGGGCCATGTTGATATACGTTACTCCGTTCCGGCTTATAGCAGTGCTGTTCGGTATCTACCTTCTTCGGCATCCACGGTTCAGGAGCAAGATGCATTCTGCACCAGTTAATTTCTTCAAGAGATTGCCATCCAAGTCAGATATGCTACTATCTTGATTATTTGTATATTCGCCTAATTCTCGTGAAGAAAAGGTTGTTTAGTAAATAAACCAATCAAATAACAGCTGGAGAGACGATGCCATAACGTGCTTTTTTCTTCATCAATTCTTGAATAcgtacattgaaattttaataaatatgCAAGTGTTTTTTGAAAAAGCACTTGAAAGTATTTCACGAAAAAAGCGTACCACAGGTGTTTCTTTCAAAAAAACACTTCAATTGCTCTTTTGAACTCAAAAGCACTTTATATCTGGCAAACATGAAGCGCTTTGGTGATCTAAAAACCCTTTTGGTAAAATCTGAAAACGCTTTTAATTGTTTCAAAAGCATATTCAAACAGGTTGTTTAGACCTTCCAGACTGCTGTTTCCATACTATAAAGTAAAGCCAATTCGAGTAATACTGGTCATCCCCAATCAGGTTCAGTCAATAAAAAGTAGCTCCAGATTTAATTACAAGCGAAGAAAAGCATGATGACTTATAGCCGTTATGTTTTAACTTCTTCCATCCAACAACACTATATCCAACATTAAAATCATTCCAAAAATAATCTATCCTTGAAGATACAGGCAAGCTCATATGGCATTTTTTCAATGAAAATCTCGCCAAAAAATGGATTAGTACAACTAAATTTCTCTAATTAGACGACATAATCCTGAAGCCAAGATGTACTAGTAGCGCTACAATTGTCACGAAGCTCACGAGCATCCCGCCTAGAAGAGCCCTATCGACGAAACCCCAATCACTCAAACGTCCTTGGCCTTGCTCTTGCTTGTTCTGGGATCGCAAGCCAATTTCGTCCTCCACCTGTTTCTCAACATGGTTTTTTCGCTTCCTCAGTAACCATCCAATCGGATTTCTACTGTTCCAGCATTCCAGCAGAACGGCATTCTTTGTTACAGCACATTCTTCCGAGGTAGCCTGTCCTCCACAGCTTTCTGGTCCACAGGCACGAGTTTCTGGTGAAGTTGAACACGCGCAAGTCTCGCAACTGTTGGCACCAGGGAAGCATTTCTCCTGACAACGGTTTTCATTTGTTGAGGTGGGTTTATCATTTATGTGAGGGATGGTCTCAATCACTTCTCCAAAAACTGACCACCTTCCCACCGATGTTATCTTCACAATTGCTGAAGTCCCCAACATACTTTCTGGAGCGGCTACAAGAACCTGCACGTATCCCTTTGTATGGCCAACCTAGGCAAATAAAGAACATAAATTGTAAACATCACTTCAGTTCCATCCTCGATTGAATAATTGTCCTAAATCCGAAAACTCTTTGGCTAACAATGGCCATCATGGTGTTATAGACCAAAAGATAATTGCCaacaaaattgaaataataaacACTACGTCAACACATAACATTATGAGTTACATCATCGAGAGACAAACTGCAAACTGTAAGTCATCCTTGCACgtcaagaaaatataaacaaaaaaatgtttgtTCAACTCAATTGTAATGAAATGTAGGTCCAGAGATCAATACCCTTATTATTAAACATTAAACTGGATTTTAAGTTTGTTCAATCATGCATGCAATTAAGTAATAACTGGAGTTTATCATTAATGGCTTAATTATTGCTAAACTCCCTTAAACACAAGCACTATGTATGTGTCATTTTGCCCCCTGAAACTCAAAATGTGTCTTATCCCCCAAAACGTCAACTCCATGTCTCACTTTGCCCCCATTTCTTCGTCAACTCAACAAGAAATCCGTTAAGTCCTCTGATGTGAAATGTGTGGGGTCCACTTAATGCTGATGTGATCGCCATATTATTGCTACATAATCTAAAGAATATATCAGAGAGTTGATGGAATGGGGCAAAGTGACACGGGAAGTTGACATTTGGGGAGTTAAGTGACATATTTTGAATTTCAGGGGGCAAAGTGAGACTAATTCAAAGCAAAGCGTAGAATGACTCCAGATACCTGCTTGAATATCATGTTTTATTCCATAGACAATACAAAAGAAGCCAGCCGTTTATCCCCAGCACAACATTAACTAACATGATATATATAATACCCTAGGAAGAGATAACTTGTCCAAACTACAAAGTTACAAACAAAGAGCACATAAACTTACCAAGTGAGTTCCATCAGTCGCAATATCAGTTATCCATATTCTTTCCACCCTGCCCTCCATCCCAACATATGGTGCGAAAGCTTCAAAAGCAGAAGTCAATTCACGACTCCTTTTCTTCACTACAGTACTAGGGACCTTTTTCATCCTTGCAGCAGGTGTTCCTAAATTTACAAACAAGATAAAGCACAAAAGCTAATTACAAATCTATGTATTAACTAACTGATTTCTGTACTATAGTGCACCACCTAAGTTATCATCCTCACTTTCTGTAAGAAAGATTTTTGTTCCAAAACCAAAGTACACCAGTTTTGGTATGTAAATGTTATGGAAATTTAACAACGCCATCAAGTGGTTAAAACAAATTTATAGGAAAAtctgtatttatttttaatatgtatAAAGAGACAATTATATTAGAAAATGAACAACCAGAAGGGAAAGCTGGTGGTCAAGAAGACCACACAACACCAACCAGCACCAACGGGGACAACATAAAGATAAACAAACTAGGGAGCACATAGATTAAATCCCTCCCACAAGCAAATTAACATGAAGCTGCCTACCAATCTCACCACATTTTGAGAAAGAAGAAGCTCTGAACTCAATGGAGACAGATGCCCAAAGAGCCGACTAAAAACAAACTTTCCACCGTAACACCACCATCGCCATATAACTTTGGACTTCTTGCCCTTCCAAAACAATTTGCGACTTTCACAGAGAAAGGAGAAACAATCCCTTGACAACCCAACTAATAATAtgtttctattaaaaatttgtAGCTATCTTATTATACAGGTAGGATTATCTGTATATTAGGATGTCTTAGGTTTTAGCGATGGCATATTGATTGGCAATAAAGACTGAGTTTACCCAAATTTTCCCTCCCTCTGTTTCTCTATCTCATCTCTTCTAGCTCTCTGCCCGCTCTCCTCCTTTTTCCCCATTGTTCTCTGCCCCCTATCTTCTCCTTTCttcccattgtttttttttttttgctttattGTTTATTcctatcttaaaaaaaaaaaggaataaacaataaagcaaaaaaaaaaaaacaatgggaaGAAAGGAGAAGATAGGGGGCAGAGAACTTGGtgtgatggcaagtgccttcgcccatgagcggtaggtctcgggctcgagacttgggagcagcctctccataaatgggggtaaggctagccgacattcacctctcccagaccctgcgtaaagcgggagccttgtgcactgggtacgacctttttattgTTTATTCCTATCTTCTCTATATCTGGTCCTGCATACATTTGGGCACAGAGCAATTTTTGTCCAGTTTGTCCAACATTAGTGACTATTTGCCAAAAAGTGATAAAGCACTCCAAATTTTGAAGAAACTAATTTCTACAACGGTAGTAGCCAAGAATTTAGTAATATCACATTATACTCATCCGTctgtaattttataaaatattctTCAAATCAAATccatgtataatttttcttgCTTATCAAACTGAGCAGGGGATGCATAATGTCACATGGTCTAAAGACAATAAACTTTATCGTAAATTCATATTATATCAACTTCTCATATATGGACAATGAAAATGTTGATGCCATGCTTTAACCATTGTGTATATGCATATGATGCCCTTTACGGCATCCCAAAGTAACTTGACCAGAAATTATCATACCTGGTCTAGGATAAAACTGCGAAATATGAACTTGAGAGAACTTGTACTCTTTAATAAGGCTAAGAGTTTGAGTAAAATCTTCATCCGTTTCACCTGAGAAGCCAGGAAATAAGTGTAAACTCCTCCTGCAATGTTCTCTGGACTGCTCAAAGCAGAGAATAAAGTAATCAAATCCCCCAAATTACCCACCATATCTCTAAATATAGAGATACTTCAAAATGTTATTGTTAACACTGTTCTTGGTGAGCTAAATTTAGCAGCTGAGAGTATACTGGTTACTTGCTGATTAGGTGATTAGCAACCAAACATTATCAAACATGTTTTTAAAAACTTTACAATCCTGCCGTTATTATCTATAATGTTAAACCACCTTAATTTCCTTTAATAAAGGCAAGAAATATGGAAGAACAGGAGGAGCAATTCCTCCAAATTAACCAAGTAGGGGAAGCATTGGGAAGCAAACAATTGCTAAGTTTACCACCAGAAATCATTTATATCCCTTTCATGCTAAGTTTATCCCTCAACATTTCCAAATTAATCTTAGTCCTTTATCTTGCTTTTTGAATTTGCTTTTGGAGTGCCACCGAGTCACAATCTTAAATTGAAATTTAGAGATATGTTACATCAATAAATGATCAACAAAGAATGTGGGcataaaaaatttgatctttgtgaaaaacaaaaacaaacaggAGCCATGATACTCACTGACCAGGAAATCCACATATTATATCAGTCGCAATCTGCATCCCTGGCACAAGCTCAGTTAGGGTATCAACCACAGTCTTGAACTCACTTACAGTATATTCCCGATTCATTGCCTGAATGAATAAGCATAGTTATTTGAATAAAGCAACCATAATGTAATCGGAAGTCTAGGTTTGTACATTTGTTAAATGTTAAATCCGAAGGAAGATAAAGTAAAGGATACATCAAACTCAGCTATAAGAAATGGACCAATCTacgaagaaagagagaagaaaaaaaattaggactTACAGTCAAGACTGTATCACTTCCAGACTGGACTGGTACATGTAGAAATGAGTACACACATGGATGACGCAAAACCTCTGCTATTTCCTTCAAGTGCTCCAGAATGAATGGAGGATTCGTCATCCCTATCCTTAACATTGTGCTTGCACCAGGAGGGAGTTCTGCGACAATTGCATTCAATAAAATTGGTAGATTGACCCCAATGTCACGACCTGCAAACATCAAGGAACCGATTATTAATAAACTAAACAATGgcttaaacaacattttgactttttttttccttttttttttttttttttttttccttttaagtaTTACTTTTTTGGTGTCTCTGCCAGAAATGATTTCTCCTCCAACATCCAACAAACAATATATTAAAACTGTGAAGATGTCAACACACATGACTATGGTATACTTAATATTTACTCTATTTTTCTGTTCAAATATACTTTACATGTTTAACACAGATCTCAACCAACCAGATCAACATTGCCGTTTTGAGATATATAGCCCAAAGACTTGTAGTGATTATTTGGAGATTATCTTACAAATTCTTACACTGCAGAAAGACGAGTtaaaagaaattataaaaattctTACAAACTAAATAAgtcgtcgtacccagtgcacaaggctcccgctttacgcagggtctgggagaggtgaatgtcggctagccttacccccatttatggagaggctgctcccaagtctcgaacccgagacctaccgctcatgggcgaaggcacttgccatcgcaccaagtatataaataaaaattcaaggtTTACATAGTTGGGTCAATCCATCATGCTTACAAGAATTCTTCACATGGATGTATAAATCACTAAAACCATGTACCTTCGAAACGGAGACAAATTCTCTCCAGATAAACAAGTACTTCCACAATCACTAATCAATCAAGACTCAACTATAATCACTAATCAATCAAGACAATAGAATTATAACAACAAATTACCATAAGCACCAGTATCTTCACTGCTCAACCATATCTCCTTAACTCCATCAGCTACCACAGAGTTTACACGTCCCACCTGCAGTGCTAAAATTCTAATTAAACTGGAAACAGATATAATATTTAAGAAAAACCAATGGCATGATACTTACAAGGCTATCAACAGTATAACTTCCTAAATGACCACGAGCATGCTTTGTCTTGCAGTAAGTACAAGCACCTAAACAACCAACATTTATGGGAAGAATCTCAACGAACTTGTTTTTCCTCACCTGtggaaaaaaattcaattcaaatacTCCATGTCTAGACTAGTTAACAATATAAGGTAGAAACAGAAACAGATGGTAGGAGTGAAGAAAGCAAAATAATGTGCTTGAATGGGTAACAATcaaagaaaactaaattttaaaagggacaaaataaaatgcaaacacCATGGTAAAAATCTCCGAAACGCACCTTAGGGAGGTCAAGTGCAGGCAATGTCTTACGGCTCAAAAGGCGCACCTCATGACCTTTCAAAGTCTCTTCAACAATTTCAACCACACGATCAATTTGCTGGACTCCTACAATACTGACACCTTCTAGCTCCTTTAGATCTCGACTTCCTTGTGGCACACACCCGGCCACCACCAGGGGCTTGCTTGCACCTTTACCTTTTGCTATCAGAGTGTCCATGGCAGACTGACTTGGAGATTTGACTGTGCATCTACATCAAGTAACAAAATCAATACATGGAGAATTATGAGTTAACGGATAATAAAAGGCATCCCTCATAAACATGTACTTACATAGATGTTAAAAAAATGGACAAATTATAAAGAGTatcataaacaaaacaaaaaatgtcaACTTCAAAGAGAGAACTTCAGTATTAAAACATGTGCATTCAAAGATAAGCAAGCACACATAAGGAATAGTTAACTTAAATATAGGAATAGCATTTAAAATAGGTCTACTAAAGTTCAAAAACTATTATGCCACAAATTATAAAATACGTATAAAACTCTAGCAAGTGCCAAAATAATGTCCCAAGGACTGAAGCACTAAATACTCCTTAACTTTGATATTAACATATAGCTACTAGATTGTTTTCAGGGGTAACGAATGACCAAATCTAccaaaaaaattagacaaataaaAGAATCCTCACGTATTTATGAGCCACAGGTCTGCCTCCTCAGGATTGTCACTTAATGGATACCCGAAAGCTGAAAGTTGACCAGCCATATATTCACTGTCACTCTGACACAACAACAAAGTGCAAGGggagaaaacaaaaatgagaaATTCAATGCATTCTCTAATGAATAGAAAATTTAGTAAACAATTTCAGTGACAAGACCATATCTCATGCTAATATAACATTATGGTCAGTACACTTATTTTTTATAGATgggaaaagaaaatggaaaaatacAGTAGGTAGCCCATCAGTACCATCAGAAAGGATGCAAAATCCAAAGTAATAGAACAAAGGACTTTAATACTCCAACCGAAAAAAGAAATAGCCTTTACCGCCAAATAAATCCTACTTGTACCGACAATGACAACGCAAAACTTGATATCAATAGATCCATTTGCAATAGGTTGATAAGAGAAGATAATCAGCAAATAGCTGATATGGAAGATACAGATCTACACAAACCTCTACCAAATAATCTAATTGGATACACCTTTATTTTATTGAGATCTATAAAAGCCATGCAGCCATTGCTAGTTCTTTACTGAAGCGCCGGTTGACGTCATGCATTTCGTAAGTGGATCATTTATTGATAGGACGTAGCCTGTCTACCCAATGGCTTTCCAGCCAACGCTAATGATCACTTAACATTCCACTAACTTCTGTATATTTAATTCTAAGAATATAACCTAATATTACTCCCGCAAATTTTGATGTTCTCTAATCTTTTGAGCCCCTTCCAGCACTTTTTATAGATGAAAAATATATTCAGTTACTCCACTTCACAATAAACATATAGAAAATGCTTAAATAACCAACCTATGTGGCTACTTTTGTTTTCCAACCTATGTGGCACTTGATGAGCACACCTACATCATTGCATTGGAAAACCAACCACGGAACAGAAGCCAATGGGACAATTCCATGAGCATCTCCAAGGGGCTAGGCAATGGGCAAGGCAAACCATATATACCTTGCAACATCACCTTTTACCGTCTCCAATGGATGACATTCGCCTAACAATTTGCCTCATCCGTCGGAGTGACAGATTTCTGATGAGTCAAATGTTGAAGGCAAAGTACCACATAGATAATCAAAGTACACATTTGCCTAGACAATTTAACTTGTACGTTTGTCATAAAAACAAAAGGATCTGAATAAAAGCGTAAAAAAAAGGACGGGAATAAAAGTGTAGCATTCTCATAAAAACATAACAGTCTTCTCTTCCAATGggacaaaccctaaacccaaccCATTTTTTTGTATTACATTTAAATATTGTTTTCATTCCATCATTCTTTCCACGAACCGCATAAACCTTTCAATTTGGCTTCCAAACCCACACGGTTGAACCATTCTCCACaactcaaacttaacaaaaacCGACACTCGGCCCCTAATTATTGAACTTATTGAACTTGAAGCTAAAACTAATACTATATAGTTAAAATTGTAAAGCACAATTGGTAATTGTTAATACTAACTACAGAAAAATACTGGAACGGTAATAGAAGAAACCCTAAAGACGGACCTGGTTGTGTGAGCATCCAAATGTTTTGATATATATAGTCTGCCAAATGAAAAAACAAGGTTAGGAAGAAAACCATCtttagaagagagagagaaagagaggagagagaggggggacCTGAGTGCCGGGGACTTTGGGAGAGAGAGGAGCGAGCGGGTCTTGGATTTGAGATAGCTTGGCGTTGGTATTGCGGCCATTGGGATTGGGTTTCTTCTTTGGGTTCAATCCCACGGTGTTTATCGGCAGACGAAAACCGGGAGGAGCTCCGCCGCCGCTCCCGATCAACAAATCCTCTATGTCCTCCATTTCCTTATCTCTCTGCTACTGTTGAAGCTTCTCACTTCAAACGCAGCGACGCCGGGCAGAGTGAGAGGTTATGTAACACTGCTTTTTATTTTAACACACTCAAAATCGAGTAATACTGAGCCCACCCATGTTTTATTtgtgagagttttaacgaaaaaccagtattatttattttaaaggaaaattatatttttatattaaaaaatcaaacatgttactatttattttaccttttatttgctcttatcattaaaattcagagttttcaaaccattttcattaattttctttttattttttgaaattaaCTTAGCCCGTCAATATTTTTAGAATTAACTTACTTGTCTATTGACGAGGAGAGTTTCTCAATATGATTTATATGGGTTTACCGAACTTCGTAATTATAATTGACACTTTTTATATTAACATTATAAAGGGGAAGAGATTCTCTCTTCCACAAAAGTTATACAATTAATTAATTCGgatccttcaattttttttttcttttttctaaatCCCTTCAAAGGAGTTGAGAAGACTCACAAATATTTCAATCTCATCCGGTCATAATTCTAACTTCCACACCAACAATAGATTTTAAACCCAAGACctccaattttttatttgacgGAAACCTCGCAATCTATTATTTACCATTGAACCACTAGCTCGTGATTAATTTCTTGCAAAGTTGATTTTACAaagtaatttataatataaacgatTTTAATCATAAGTGGATTAAACTTGCTACAACGTGGCATAACGGGTTAAACGCAATTTGCTATAATTGAAGtgagcttttttctttttcaaaaggaAATTTACAGATTGATTGGGGGTCaaattctctattttttttcttcccgaTATTATCCCTTGCGGACGAAACGCGATCCATTTCCACAGTAATAtctgaaacaaaaatataacgATTTTCCAGTCATCGCCTTCATCCGGCTCTTTATGTTTTAACCTACAATATGCATGGATTATCCTTCTGCCTTCATCCGGCTCGTGTTCCGAGTCCAAAATGTTTGGTTTCCTTGAATCCCCTGCCAACGAGGTTTGGCAGGGCAAGGAGGGCTCTTGACTACCTTTATGATCGATCCTAGAATGTTTTCTTTACACAATCGGGACAAGCATTACAGGTTCGTGCGCTTCAAATAGACCAGCACCCCAACGCCAGTTAACGCAACAGCACTTGCAAGAACTCCGGTTTGCACAGACGTCCATCTGCTTTTTTGGGTCATCGTTGTTCCTGGCTGTGATATGCTTCGGTGGCCAGAATCAGAGAAGTCCAGATGCAACCTTAGAACCTGAGATAGATAAGAGGTACACTTGAGGAATAAACCATACAGCTGAAAAATGGTTACACGTATAAACTCCCAAACATCCCAAAATAATAACACATAAACTCCGACACACCCCTCTAGTGATCTAATCCTATCACGAACAATATGTACAGGTACAGCTCCTCAACAGTCGAATTCAACAAGCTACATAAACCTGGCTCACTGTG includes:
- the LOC126632701 gene encoding uncharacterized protein LOC126632701; amino-acid sequence: MEDIEDLLIGSGGGAPPGFRLPINTVGLNPKKKPNPNGRNTNAKLSQIQDPLAPLSPKVPGTQTIYIKTFGCSHNQSDSEYMAGQLSAFGYPLSDNPEEADLWLINTCTVKSPSQSAMDTLIAKGKGASKPLVVAGCVPQGSRDLKELEGVSIVGVQQIDRVVEIVEETLKGHEVRLLSRKTLPALDLPKVRKNKFVEILPINVGCLGACTYCKTKHARGHLGSYTVDSLVGRVNSVVADGVKEIWLSSEDTGAYGRDIGVNLPILLNAIVAELPPGASTMLRIGMTNPPFILEHLKEIAEVLRHPCVYSFLHVPVQSGSDTVLTAMNREYTVSEFKTVVDTLTELVPGMQIATDIICGFPGETDEDFTQTLSLIKEYKFSQVHISQFYPRPGTPAARMKKVPSTVVKKRSRELTSAFEAFAPYVGMEGRVERIWITDIATDGTHLVGHTKGYVQVLVAAPESMLGTSAIVKITSVGRWSVFGEVIETIPHINDKPTSTNENRCQEKCFPGANSCETCACSTSPETRACGPESCGGQATSEECAVTKNAVLLECWNSRNPIGWLLRKRKNHVEKQVEDEIGLRSQNKQEQGQGRLSDWGFVDRALLGGMLVSFVTIVALLVHLGFRIMSSN